The proteins below are encoded in one region of Takifugu rubripes chromosome 1, fTakRub1.2, whole genome shotgun sequence:
- the LOC101076020 gene encoding protocadherin-8-like, with protein sequence MVRGHFITHWHRWILILFVNQFLFASLSLSEGNTIRYQTNEEGAPGTVIGTLAKDMSLSLSSSKTNFRMMKQFNDSFIRVRESDGELTVGERIDRERICRHTPQCLITFDVVNFSKDRYKLIHVAVEIRDINDNSPEFPNKESIVEISENAAVGSRVPLDPAADADVGSNYIQSYQISVNSHFTIDVLLRADGVKYAELVLMKELDRETQSSYTVDLVATDGGHPFRSGSTKITILVTDFNDNSPVFDQNSFSVTLPEDAPVGTVILNLNAVDADDGLNGEVVYGFGKQVSHEIRQLFQVDHKSGRLTLRSPVDFEEKTTYELDVQATDLGANPSPSLCKIIIHITDVNDNAPEISITPMTSMTTGIAYISEAADKDSLVALISTQDRDSGVNSQVHCSLYGHDHFKLRQAYEDSYMIVTAASLDRERISEYNLTVMAEDFGSPPMRKIIQYTIRLSDENDNAPHFARGVTEVSVVENNPPGAYITTVEASDADLANNGKITYRLVDSVIMGSPVNTFVSLNSVSGSLYALRSFNYEVMKQLDVHVQASDGGSPQLQTTAVIRLKILDQNDNQPLIVEPPLYKGSAEVFLPKDSPGGYVLTQIKATDADEGINAQLSYKIIEGGHLGFSINKDTGKVHVSRQLTYDLSDTVKVTVAVSDNGSPSLTSTAIIHVSFTEGTLPSVPSLAQNDSEVFFEWDTSIAIIIVLAGSCSLLLLAIILITTICNRRRKETREGARDEKEDVPDVEKVESSHIDSLIANHKGKVFDAHPLPENPPLASGNATETSCEDGRQTAGMFESNSRAMEGKLKGYSTLPGYGKETVRPITIWKGNSFTTISARDPHISGKDSGKGDSDFNDSDSDISGDVHKKESPPTNSLWACTSECKVLGHSDRCWSPSATRPNTSMACGAQMSTFSRTASLPRDTRRENYYPSHIPKSNGLQSVYEQVQHQEFDYILVGPPTPARIQETDEISIPEYTNS encoded by the exons ATGGTCCGGGGACATTTTATCACTCATTGGCACCGGTGGATTTTAATACTCTTCGTTAATCAGTTTTTATTCGCTTCGTTGTCTCTGTCCGAGGGAAATACTATTAGATACCAGACCAATGAGGAGGGCGCACCAGGTACAGTCATCGGAACCCTTGCCAAGGACATGTCCTTGAGTCTGTCTTCTTCCAAGACCAATTTTAGAATGATGAAACAATTCAATGATTCATTCATTAGAGTGAGAGAAAGCGACGGGGAGCTCACAGTCGGGGAGCGAATTGACAGGGAAAGAATCTGCAGACACACTCCACAGTGCCTCATTACTTTTGACGTAGTAAATTTCTCCAAAGATCGCTACAAATTGATCCACGTCGCGGTGGAAATAAGGGACATCAATGACAACTCCCCGGAGTTTCCAAACAAGGAATCTATAGTGGAGATCTCCGAGAACGCGGCGGTGGGCTCCCGCGTCCCTCTAGACCCAGCCGCGGACGCAGACGTCGGCTCAAACTACATCCAAAGCTATCAAATCTCTGTCAACAGTCATTTTACTATCGACGTGCTCCTGAGAGCGGATGGGGTTAAATATGCGGAATTGGTGCTAATGAAAGAACTAGACAGGGAGACTCAGTCCTCGTACACCGTGGATCTGGTCGCAACTGACGGAGGACATCCGTTCAGATCCGGGTCCACAAAAATAACTATTCTGGTGACGGACTTTAATGACAACAGTCCAGTTTTTGACCAGAACAGCTTTTCCGTCACTCTGCCGGAGGACGCGCCGGTTGGCACCGTCATCCTCAACTTAAACGCAGTTGACGCCGACGACGGTTTGAACGGAGAGGTGGTGTACGGGTTCGGAAAACAGGTTTCTCACGAAATCCGACAACTTTTCCAAGTGGATCATAAATCGGGGCGCCTGACGCTCCGGAGCCCCGTGGATTTCGAGGAGAAAACCACGTACGAGTTAGACGTGCAGGCGACCGATCTGGGCGCGAACCCGAGCCCGTCCCTGTGCAAAATCATCATCCACATCACCGACGTGAATGACAACGCTCCGGAAATAAGCATCACCCCGATGACCTCTATGACGACGGGCATCGCGTACATCAGCGAGGCGGCGGACAAGGACAGTCTGGTGGCGCTGATCAGCACCCAGGACAGAGACTCGGGTGTGAACAGTCAGGTCCACTGCTCCTTATACGGACACGACCACTTCAAACTGAGACAAGCCTACGAGGACAGCTACATGATCGTGACAGCAGCCTCGTTAGACCGGGAGAGGATCAGCGAGTACAACCTGACGGTCATGGCTGAGGATTTCGGGTCCCCCCCAATGAGGAAGATCATTCAGTACACAATCAGGCTCAGCGATGAGAATGACAATGCCCCTCACTTCGCCAGAGGTGTCACTGAAGTTTCTGTGGTGGAAAACAACCCCCCCGGGGCTTACATCACCACGGTGGAGGCCAGCGATGCCGATCTGGCCAATAATGGCAAAATCACTTACAGACTGGTGGACAGTGTAATCATGGGGTCTCCGGTCAACACCTTCGTGTCCTTGAATTCGGTGTCAGGCTCTTTGTATGCGCTGAGGAGCTTTAATTACGAGGTAATGAAGCAGCTAGACGTGCACGTCCAGGCGAGTGATGGGGGGTCACCACAGCTGCAGACCACAGCTGTCATCCGGCTAAAAATACTCGATCAGAATGACAACCAGCCCTTGATCGTGGAGCCCCCTCTTTACAAAGGATCCGCTGAGGTTTTTCTGCCTAAAGATTCACCCGGGGGCTATGTACTAACCCAGATAAAGGCCACAGACGCTGATGAGGGCATCAACGCACAGTTGTCCTATAAAATCATAGAGGGAGGTCACCTGGGCTTCTCCATCAACAAAGACACGGGGAAGGTGCACGTGAGCCGACAGCTGACGTATGATCTCTCAGACACTGTCAAAGTCACAGTGGCGGTCAGCGACAATGGATCCCCCTCGCTCACTTCCACAGCTATTATACACGTGAGCTTCACTGAAGGAACTCTGCCCAGTGTGCCCTCCCTGGCCCAAAATGACAGCGAAGTGTTTTTTGAATGGGACACGTCCATCGCCATCATCATCGTCCTGGCAGGGAgctgctctctcctcctgctggctATTATTCTCATCACAACCATTTGCAACCGCAGGAGGAAAGAGACCAGGGAGGGGGCGCGTGATGAAAAAGAAGATGTCCCAGATGTGGAGAAAGTGGAAAGCAGTCATATTGATTCATTGATTGCCAACCACAAAGGAAAAGTGTTTGATGCTCATCCATTGCCAGAGAATCCTCCACTAGCCAGCGGCAATGCAACAGAGACAAGCTGTGAAGATGGCAGGCAGACAGCAGGCATGTTCGAGTCCAACAGCAGAGCGATGGAGGGCAAATTAAAG GGTTACTCCACACTGCCCGGCTATGGAAAGGAAACAGTCAGGCCAATAACAATCTGGAAAGGTAACTCATTTACAACGATCTCAGCCAGAGATCCCCACATCAGCGGCAAGGACAGCGGGAAAGGGGACAGCGACTTCAATGACAGCGACTCAGACATTAGTGGAGATGTGCACAAAAAAGAGTCGCCACCAACAAACA GTCTGTGGGCCTGCACAAGTGAGTGCAAGGTCCTCGGACACTCGGACCGCTGTTGGAGTCCCTCGGCTACACGGCCCAACACCAGCATGGCCTGCGGAGCGCAAATGTCAACGTTCTCCAGGACAGCTTCGCTTCCTCGGGACACCAGGAGGGAAAACTACTACCCGTCTCACATACCCAAAAGCAACGGACTGCAGAGCGTCTACGAACAAGTTCAGCACCAGGAGTTCGATTATATCCTCGTCGGCCCGCCGACACCGGCTCGGATACAGGAAACGGATGAGATTTCCATCCCAGAGTACACAAACTCTTGA